Proteins from a single region of Syntrophobacterales bacterium:
- the yqeC gene encoding putative selenium-dependent hydroxylase accessory protein YqeC: protein MWLFRKTDPSELLSNSKYVSIVGAGGKTTLMEYSARGAVLDGRSVAVTTTTKIYATEPYVLFEDLFSPNSFDNKTREGFLRIGKTLEEGKLTGLSFSDLQIVGSLFDLVLIEADGAKQYPLKRHAAHEPVIVPFSDRVFVVAGLDALHRTVRESVFRWKSTRRSADISRDTAISVDIFSGFFSRSILMKNVEPAKCTVILNKYDVLREKRKAVEMAKKILKETGVKDVVIASPLHRLFYRLTAA, encoded by the coding sequence ATGTGGCTTTTTCGCAAGACTGATCCGTCAGAACTCCTGTCGAATTCAAAATACGTCTCCATAGTGGGAGCAGGAGGCAAAACTACCCTTATGGAGTACAGCGCCCGAGGGGCTGTACTGGATGGCAGAAGTGTCGCCGTGACAACTACCACCAAGATATACGCGACCGAACCTTATGTGCTTTTTGAGGATCTATTTTCACCCAACTCCTTTGACAACAAAACTCGGGAGGGATTCCTTAGGATCGGAAAAACCCTCGAAGAAGGAAAGCTGACCGGCCTATCTTTCTCTGACTTGCAGATCGTGGGCAGTCTCTTTGATCTTGTGCTCATTGAGGCCGATGGAGCAAAACAGTATCCTCTCAAACGCCATGCCGCGCATGAGCCCGTGATTGTTCCCTTTTCCGACCGAGTCTTCGTGGTAGCAGGTCTTGACGCCTTGCACCGGACCGTGCGCGAATCTGTCTTCCGATGGAAGTCAACCCGCCGCTCCGCAGACATCTCCCGGGACACCGCCATTTCCGTCGACATTTTTTCGGGCTTTTTCTCTCGCTCCATTCTCATGAAAAATGTGGAACCGGCAAAATGTACCGTCATCCTCAATAAGTATGATGTGCTGAGAGAAAAGCGCAAGGCTGTGGAGATGGCAAAGAAAATACTCAAAGAAACAGGGGTGAAGGATGTGGTCATCGCGAGTCCACTCCATCGGTTGTTTTACCGGCTGACGGCAGCTTGA
- the folE2 gene encoding GTP cyclohydrolase FolE2: MNNKKVKVNLMAQASFGAHGTRDKETPIVLPSERGATRTPLIDTQNMPDHRKIEIDKVGVKGVKYPIVVLDKKNGFQHTVATIDMYVNLPHDYKGTHMSRFVEILHENQSMINMKNLPNILRQMKERLNAESAHLEVRFPYFLKKEAPVSKIPSYLEYKCGFLGSMDESGRMKEFTVTVLVPVSTLCPCSKEISEHGAHNQRGIARVDVRFRKFFWIEDLISMIEACASIGIYSILKREDEKYVTEKAFENPKFVEDLVRDIAEALAKDSNITWFAIEAENFESIHNHSAYAYLERKKEGGSP, encoded by the coding sequence ATGAACAATAAAAAAGTAAAAGTGAACCTCATGGCCCAAGCGTCATTTGGCGCGCACGGTACGCGGGATAAGGAGACTCCGATAGTTCTGCCGTCGGAGAGGGGGGCGACGCGAACTCCCTTAATTGATACGCAAAACATGCCAGACCATAGAAAGATAGAGATCGACAAGGTGGGTGTAAAAGGAGTCAAATATCCAATTGTCGTTCTCGACAAAAAAAACGGCTTTCAACATACCGTGGCTACCATTGATATGTATGTGAACCTGCCCCACGACTATAAAGGTACCCACATGAGCAGGTTCGTTGAAATTCTCCACGAAAACCAGAGTATGATCAACATGAAGAATCTGCCGAACATCCTGAGACAAATGAAGGAAAGGCTGAATGCGGAATCAGCGCACCTTGAAGTAAGATTCCCCTACTTCCTAAAAAAGGAAGCACCAGTAAGCAAGATCCCAAGTTACCTCGAATACAAATGCGGTTTTCTAGGGTCCATGGACGAGTCCGGCAGGATGAAGGAATTTACAGTCACCGTGCTCGTTCCCGTCAGTACTCTCTGTCCCTGTTCGAAAGAGATCAGTGAACACGGGGCTCATAACCAGCGTGGCATTGCAAGAGTCGATGTGCGGTTCAGGAAATTTTTCTGGATTGAAGACCTTATCTCCATGATAGAGGCGTGCGCGAGCATCGGCATCTATTCTATACTAAAAAGGGAAGATGAAAAGTACGTCACCGAGAAGGCCTTCGAGAATCCAAAATTCGTGGAGGATCTGGTAAGAGATATTGCGGAAGCACTGGCAAAGGATTCCAATATTACGTGGTTTGCAATAGAAGCGGAAAATTTCGAAAGTATCCACAACCATAGCGCATATGCGTATCTTGAGAGGAAAAAAGAAGGAGGAAGTCCATGA
- the queD gene encoding 6-carboxytetrahydropterin synthase QueD — MIVFTLCIKDSFAAAHRLEAYHGKCEELHGHNFQVEAFFSGTELNPEGMVIDFKILKDYLKQILNTLDHKYLNDIPFFSERTSSSEYIAMFLFHCLSELTQGTAVSVKEVKVWESDKAGVSYHEQ, encoded by the coding sequence ATGATTGTGTTTACTCTGTGCATAAAGGATTCATTCGCGGCTGCTCACAGACTTGAGGCATACCACGGGAAGTGTGAGGAACTCCATGGGCATAATTTTCAGGTTGAAGCCTTTTTTTCCGGCACGGAATTGAACCCTGAAGGAATGGTCATAGATTTCAAGATACTCAAGGATTATTTGAAACAGATACTGAATACCCTTGACCACAAATATTTGAACGATATACCTTTTTTCAGCGAGAGGACAAGTTCCTCCGAATATATCGCCATGTTTCTTTTCCATTGCCTCTCCGAACTGACACAAGGGACCGCCGTTTCCGTAAAGGAAGTAAAGGTATGGGAATCGGATAAGGCGGGTGTTTCATATCATGAACAATAA